One genomic region from Melioribacteraceae bacterium encodes:
- a CDS encoding sulfite exporter TauE/SafE family protein, translating into MNETIILLIIGLIAGLVSGVLGLGGGIVVIPLLVAFLGYSQKDAHGTSLGFLLLPIGILAVMNYYKAGHVHVKAIGIMIITFLIGSYISSLYALSIPEGTLKKIFAVFLFLYAMKLFFWK; encoded by the coding sequence ATGAACGAAACAATAATACTTTTAATAATCGGCTTAATTGCCGGGCTTGTAAGCGGCGTACTTGGACTGGGAGGCGGAATAGTTGTTATTCCGCTGCTGGTAGCTTTCCTCGGTTATTCACAGAAGGATGCTCACGGTACTTCTCTCGGCTTCCTGCTTCTGCCGATCGGAATTCTGGCTGTTATGAATTACTATAAAGCAGGCCACGTCCACGTTAAAGCGATCGGTATTATGATAATAACCTTCCTGATCGGAAGCTACATTTCTTCCCTCTACGCACTTTCGATTCCGGAAGGGACGTTAAAAAAAATCTTTGCTGTGTTTCTCTTTTTATATGCAATGAAACTGTTTTTCTGGAAATAG
- a CDS encoding DMT family transporter, protein MSRTAALLLALLVTFLWSTSFVIIKLGLKEIPPLTFAGLRYFIAFIVLLPFVFRKDRIEEIKSYDRITWLKLFSLGIIFYTATQGTQFIGLSLLPSVTVTLWLNFSPIIVAILGIKFLSEKPSSRQWAGSFLFLAGVIIYFLPVSLTGDQTLGLIVMTAGVLANSGSSILGREINRTGKHHPLIVTVISMGTGAVLLLIIGISVQGLPPISTSNILYLLWLALINTAFAFTIWNLSLRKLTAMESSIINNTMLIQIAVLAWIFLGESITIKELAGLVTAAIGALLVQLKPR, encoded by the coding sequence ATATCACGAACCGCAGCGCTACTTCTCGCGCTTCTAGTAACCTTTTTATGGTCAACTTCGTTTGTGATAATTAAGCTGGGTCTGAAAGAAATTCCTCCCCTTACTTTCGCAGGATTGCGCTATTTCATTGCTTTTATTGTTTTACTTCCGTTTGTTTTCCGTAAGGACCGGATTGAAGAGATTAAGAGTTACGACCGGATTACCTGGCTTAAACTCTTCTCGCTTGGAATTATTTTTTATACTGCTACGCAGGGGACACAGTTCATTGGACTCTCCCTTTTGCCAAGCGTAACAGTAACTCTCTGGCTAAATTTCTCGCCGATAATAGTCGCAATACTTGGAATCAAATTTCTTTCAGAAAAACCTTCATCAAGACAATGGGCCGGTTCATTTCTCTTTCTAGCCGGTGTTATAATTTATTTTTTACCGGTCTCCCTCACCGGCGATCAGACTCTTGGACTGATTGTAATGACTGCCGGAGTTCTTGCGAATTCAGGTTCGTCTATACTGGGAAGAGAGATTAACCGGACAGGAAAACATCATCCTTTAATTGTAACAGTAATAAGCATGGGCACCGGCGCGGTATTGCTTCTAATAATCGGAATTTCTGTGCAAGGGCTCCCGCCGATAAGCACATCAAATATATTATATCTTCTGTGGCTTGCGCTGATCAATACTGCATTTGCGTTTACAATATGGAATTTATCTCTTAGAAAACTTACAGCGATGGAATCGAGTATTATTAACAATACGATGCTCATTCAGATTGCGGTACTTGCCTGGATTTTCCTGGGTGAATCAATAACCATAAAAGAACTGGCGGGTTTGGTTACCGCCGCTATAGGCGCGCTTCTTGTTCAATTGAAACCCCGATAA
- a CDS encoding thioredoxin family protein: protein MLRTNLTHVLSEQEHSKLLQENENVMICCGRMGPMCIPVYESMEELESEYKNVKFADMEFDTPDARVIRNLPECRSFQGLPFVVYYKNGKVVKATSSIQSKEQITEILDEQFGKK from the coding sequence ATGTTAAGAACCAACCTCACACACGTATTATCCGAACAGGAACACTCTAAACTTCTTCAGGAAAACGAAAATGTCATGATTTGCTGCGGAAGAATGGGTCCTATGTGTATTCCGGTATATGAGTCGATGGAGGAACTTGAAAGCGAATATAAAAATGTGAAATTCGCTGATATGGAATTCGACACACCCGATGCCCGCGTTATAAGAAATTTACCCGAATGCAGGAGCTTCCAGGGATTGCCTTTTGTTGTTTATTATAAGAATGGAAAAGTTGTGAAAGCGACAAGCTCCATCCAGTCCAAAGAACAGATAACCGAAATTCTTGACGAACAATTCGGAAAGAAATAA
- the trxB gene encoding thioredoxin-disulfide reductase gives MQNHFDVIVIGAGAAGLTAGIYLSRAKVNTLILNEGAVGGQMVLTHEIANYPGVESISGYELARIMKSQAQKFGCTIKSNLKITGMNLQGEIKEITVNNKDVYTAHAVIIATGGKSRTIGAPGEDRFKGKGISYCATCDGDFFQDKEIVVVGGGNSALEEAVSLTKYASKVTIVHQFDHFQAFEHYIDEARKNPKINFIMESKIIEFSGDEKLERIKIQNQNTGEITKMTIDGVFIFIGYVPNTEKIAGILDLNQYGEIVVDKNMSTNLKGVYAAGDSIAKRYRQVTTAVADGTIAALSAAEYVNKLRKELIPS, from the coding sequence ATGCAGAATCATTTCGATGTAATTGTGATTGGCGCCGGAGCGGCCGGACTTACCGCCGGAATTTATCTTTCTAGAGCTAAGGTTAACACCCTTATACTTAACGAAGGAGCTGTCGGCGGACAGATGGTACTCACTCACGAAATCGCCAACTATCCGGGAGTTGAAAGTATTAGCGGTTACGAACTTGCTAGAATTATGAAGAGTCAGGCACAGAAATTCGGATGCACAATTAAGAGCAACCTTAAAATAACCGGTATGAATCTGCAGGGCGAGATAAAAGAGATTACAGTAAATAATAAGGATGTTTATACCGCTCATGCGGTGATAATCGCAACGGGCGGAAAGTCGAGAACAATAGGAGCCCCGGGAGAAGATCGGTTTAAAGGGAAAGGCATTTCATACTGCGCAACATGCGACGGCGACTTTTTCCAGGATAAGGAAATTGTTGTTGTGGGCGGAGGTAATTCCGCGCTTGAAGAGGCGGTTTCTCTTACAAAGTATGCTTCCAAGGTAACAATAGTCCATCAGTTCGATCATTTCCAGGCATTCGAACACTATATTGATGAGGCCAGAAAAAACCCGAAAATAAACTTTATTATGGAATCGAAGATTATTGAATTTTCCGGTGATGAAAAACTTGAGAGAATTAAAATTCAGAATCAGAACACCGGAGAGATTACTAAAATGACTATCGACGGGGTATTTATATTTATCGGATATGTTCCCAATACAGAAAAAATTGCCGGGATATTAGATCTGAATCAATACGGAGAGATAGTAGTTGATAAGAATATGTCAACCAATTTAAAGGGTGTATATGCCGCGGGAGATTCGATTGCCAAACGTTACCGGCAGGTTACAACAGCTGTAGCGGACGGTACAATAGCCGCCCTCAGTGCTGCGGAATATGTTAATAAACTCAGAAAAGAATTGATACCCTCCTGA
- a CDS encoding PfkB family carbohydrate kinase — MKPRITAVGEILWDVYPDKKRLGGAPFNFIYHVWKIIGNAKFISSIGNDENGIEILDLLNVKGFPIEHIKIDKHNPTGTVTVKLNEDKTPGFNISAECSYDYLVLDEDSKKLIETDTDILYFGTLSQRSETSRTTIQSLFGKNIKYFCDLNLRHDFFSRGMIEKVLIASNVIKVNEYELEKLKKLFGLNEESSRAMEQLIRSFNIDLICVTIGDKGALIYDGKEFNKYKADVKNIVDTVGAGDAFASILCIGYLKGMELGKINKLANEFASEICGIEGALPAIDTIYNKYIREYEDDS; from the coding sequence ATGAAACCAAGGATTACTGCTGTTGGTGAAATTTTATGGGATGTATATCCGGATAAAAAGAGATTGGGCGGAGCCCCATTCAATTTTATTTATCATGTGTGGAAAATAATCGGCAATGCAAAATTTATATCAAGTATAGGCAACGATGAAAACGGGATTGAAATACTTGATCTCCTAAATGTAAAAGGATTTCCTATCGAACATATCAAAATTGATAAGCATAACCCAACCGGAACCGTTACAGTAAAACTTAACGAGGATAAAACACCAGGGTTCAACATTTCAGCAGAATGCAGCTACGACTATCTCGTGTTGGATGAAGATTCAAAAAAACTGATTGAGACAGATACCGACATTTTATACTTCGGCACTTTATCTCAGAGAAGTGAAACATCGCGTACTACGATACAATCACTCTTCGGAAAAAATATAAAATACTTTTGCGACCTGAATCTGCGTCATGATTTTTTTTCAAGGGGCATGATAGAAAAAGTGCTCATCGCGAGTAACGTTATAAAAGTCAATGAGTACGAACTCGAAAAGCTTAAAAAGCTATTTGGATTAAATGAGGAAAGCAGCAGAGCAATGGAACAATTGATCCGTTCATTTAACATTGATTTGATTTGTGTTACCATTGGTGACAAAGGGGCTTTGATATACGACGGAAAGGAGTTTAATAAATACAAGGCCGATGTAAAAAATATTGTTGATACCGTTGGTGCGGGAGACGCCTTTGCTTCAATTCTATGCATCGGTTATTTAAAAGGAATGGAATTGGGAAAGATCAACAAACTTGCAAACGAGTTTGCCTCAGAGATTTGCGGCATAGAGGGCGCCTTGCCAGCTATCGATACAATTTATAACAAATATATAAGAGAGTACGAAGATGACAGCTAA
- a CDS encoding HAD-IIB family hydrolase: protein MTANNGIYIQLYNIHGLLRGHDLELGRDADTGGQTKYVLELAKSISLHENIDCVEIVTRYINDKEVSPHYSYKEEIVNNKLKIIRIGCGGSKYIRKELLWNHLEEFVDKSIKYIKSKGRLPDIIHSHYADAGFVCTELTKFFGIPLIHTGHSLGINKRNNLIKQGLTTEDIEKRYKISRRIEAEEAVTFYADKIITSTNQEITDQYGLYNNFTPERFVVIPPSIDIEKFYPFNERREWDDESQKVRDGIRNELWKFFTNMNKPIILSLCRPEKRKNISGLIQAYGENKELQQKANLAIFAGIRKDITQMPDIEREVLTEILLMMDKYNLYGKMAIPKRHDFEHEVPELYRIAAESSGVFVNSAFNEPFGLTLIEAASSGIPVVATDDGGPRDIIANLKNGELVNVHDHSNISNAVLKILNNEKLWENYSLNGINRIKQFYTWEAHSRKYIDIVDKLITASKDEPKALISTGLRLFNFNKLIIFDIDDTILGDKESEKELKEIINSMHDTIGFGVASGRTIESVKKVLLENDFILPDIIISSVGSEIYYKSKEGYTYGTGWDAHISQQWKREQIVLLLKDFDYLEYQEEETQRKYKISYNIKKESADIDSIQNTLIKNKIKANLIISHGKYLDILPTRASKGRAVRYLSYRWNIPHDSILVAGDSGNDEDMLIGELLGIVVANHAPELERLRGKRKIYFAKKPHAAGIIEGINFYQFLRSN from the coding sequence ATGACAGCTAACAACGGTATTTATATTCAGCTTTACAACATCCACGGATTATTACGCGGGCACGACCTTGAGCTTGGACGTGATGCTGATACCGGTGGACAAACCAAGTACGTTTTAGAACTCGCAAAATCTATTAGCCTGCACGAGAATATTGATTGTGTCGAAATAGTAACACGATATATCAACGATAAAGAAGTATCACCTCATTACTCTTATAAAGAAGAAATCGTTAACAACAAGCTTAAAATCATACGAATCGGATGCGGCGGCAGCAAATATATACGCAAAGAATTGCTGTGGAATCATCTCGAAGAGTTTGTAGACAAATCAATCAAATACATAAAATCAAAAGGAAGACTGCCCGATATAATTCACAGCCATTATGCTGATGCCGGTTTTGTTTGTACCGAGCTTACCAAATTTTTCGGCATACCTCTCATTCATACCGGTCATTCGCTCGGAATCAACAAACGCAATAATCTAATTAAACAGGGTCTGACAACTGAAGATATAGAAAAGCGGTACAAAATTTCACGTAGAATTGAGGCCGAGGAAGCTGTAACATTTTATGCCGATAAAATAATTACAAGCACAAACCAGGAAATAACCGACCAGTACGGTTTATATAATAATTTTACTCCCGAACGATTCGTAGTAATTCCTCCAAGTATCGATATCGAAAAATTTTATCCATTTAATGAAAGGCGGGAATGGGATGATGAATCTCAAAAAGTACGCGACGGTATCCGGAACGAGTTATGGAAATTTTTTACCAACATGAACAAACCGATTATTCTCTCGTTATGCCGTCCGGAAAAACGAAAAAATATTTCCGGTTTAATACAAGCTTATGGTGAAAATAAAGAGCTTCAGCAAAAAGCTAACCTTGCAATATTTGCCGGAATCCGTAAGGATATAACACAAATGCCGGACATTGAAAGGGAAGTGTTAACCGAAATTCTGCTTATGATGGATAAATACAATTTGTACGGCAAAATGGCTATTCCCAAAAGGCACGACTTTGAACATGAGGTACCTGAACTTTACAGAATTGCCGCTGAATCGAGTGGCGTTTTTGTTAATTCGGCTTTCAACGAACCATTCGGATTAACGCTTATTGAAGCAGCATCAAGCGGAATACCCGTTGTCGCAACAGACGACGGAGGACCGCGGGACATAATAGCCAATCTTAAAAACGGCGAATTGGTGAATGTTCATGATCATAGCAATATTTCAAATGCTGTTTTGAAAATACTAAACAATGAAAAATTGTGGGAGAATTATTCCCTAAACGGAATAAACCGCATTAAACAATTTTATACATGGGAGGCACACTCCAGAAAATATATAGACATAGTTGATAAATTAATTACGGCAAGCAAAGACGAACCGAAAGCTTTGATTAGCACGGGATTGAGACTCTTCAATTTTAATAAACTGATCATTTTCGATATTGACGATACAATTCTCGGCGATAAGGAATCGGAGAAAGAGTTAAAGGAAATCATAAACTCAATGCACGATACAATCGGTTTCGGCGTCGCGAGCGGAAGAACTATTGAATCGGTAAAAAAGGTCCTTCTGGAAAACGATTTTATACTTCCGGATATTATTATTTCATCGGTAGGATCCGAAATCTATTATAAAAGTAAGGAAGGTTATACATACGGAACCGGCTGGGATGCTCATATTTCGCAGCAATGGAAACGCGAACAGATAGTACTATTACTAAAAGATTTCGACTATTTAGAATATCAGGAAGAAGAAACCCAAAGGAAATATAAAATTAGTTATAATATTAAAAAGGAATCGGCTGATATAGATTCTATACAGAATACCCTGATTAAAAATAAAATTAAAGCCAATTTAATAATCAGCCACGGAAAATATTTAGACATACTTCCGACAAGGGCAAGCAAGGGAAGAGCGGTAAGATATCTCAGTTATCGATGGAATATACCGCATGATTCCATATTAGTTGCTGGTGATTCGGGCAATGATGAAGACATGCTAATCGGCGAATTACTGGGAATTGTAGTAGCCAACCATGCACCCGAATTAGAAAGACTTCGCGGAAAAAGAAAAATATATTTTGCCAAAAAACCTCATGCTGCCGGAATTATTGAAGGAATTAATTTTTACCAATTCTTAAGGAGCAATTAA
- a CDS encoding sucrose synthase, producing MYKLITDIAEKYRNKFIGFLKVVAGQQKKLLITGELLKLYDTFENKSTEEDELKKFIEKIQETVSLDHTILMDVREKIALTSFYKINLEEFLVEEIEAKEYLANKESRANPYMAKYLLNLNFKPFYDKSPSVRDTKYIGSGVEYLNRFLSSQMFTNIEKWKDILFDFMRLHKHNGEQLILNDRIKNPRHLNNQIDIAIRQLSENSRAVPYGEIKHMLQDIGFEKGLGKDSQEILNNLKILDQLLNSPDHEVLAKFISAIPMIFKIAIISPHGYFAQEGVLGLPDTGGQVVYILDQVKALEKAMIDSLKQSGLDIMPKIVVLTRLIPNSQNTNCDKRIEKISGTKNSWILRIPFREHNRRVTENWISRFEIWPYLEEFAEDSYPALMAEFSGRPDLIIGNYSDGNLVAYLLSKSFKVTQCSIAHALEKSKYLYSALYWYDLEKYYHFSMQFTADLIAINSADFLITSSFQEIAGTENSIGQYESYKHFTMPGLYRVENGVNPHHIKFNVVSPGVNEKIYFPYSKSNQRIKETQNYLNDLVFNNIQDEDTVGKFDTPDKTPIFSMARLDRIKNLTFLVDCFGESTELQKYANLIIVAGKVDESRTNDNEEKEQIRLMHELINRHNLHGKIRWIGKLFHKDEAGEIYRLIADRKGIFVQPALFEGFGLTVLEAMISGLPVFATKYGGPLEIIQNNINGFHIDPVNKIDTIEKILYFLKDININPKMWDHISKNSIKRVNEKYNWKLYTQWLLSLAKLYGFWKYSTNLDRGDMEAYLDIIYHTLFRSRANMLLEEHMRR from the coding sequence ATGTACAAGTTAATAACCGATATCGCTGAAAAATACCGCAACAAATTTATCGGATTTCTGAAAGTTGTCGCCGGTCAACAAAAAAAATTATTAATAACCGGCGAACTTCTAAAGCTTTACGATACCTTTGAAAATAAATCCACGGAAGAAGACGAATTAAAAAAATTCATAGAAAAAATTCAGGAAACGGTTTCTCTTGATCATACAATACTTATGGATGTGCGAGAGAAGATTGCTTTAACATCATTTTACAAGATTAATCTTGAGGAATTTTTAGTAGAAGAAATTGAGGCAAAAGAATATTTAGCAAACAAAGAGTCCCGCGCAAATCCTTATATGGCAAAATATCTCTTGAATTTGAATTTCAAACCGTTTTATGATAAATCTCCTTCAGTCCGCGATACAAAATATATCGGCTCGGGAGTTGAATACTTGAACCGGTTCCTTTCCAGCCAGATGTTTACCAATATTGAAAAATGGAAAGATATATTATTCGATTTTATGCGCCTGCACAAACATAACGGCGAACAATTGATTCTTAACGACAGAATAAAAAACCCGAGGCACCTTAACAACCAGATTGACATTGCCATACGTCAGCTTTCTGAGAACAGCAGAGCTGTCCCCTACGGAGAAATAAAACATATGCTGCAGGATATCGGATTCGAGAAAGGACTTGGTAAGGACTCGCAAGAAATTCTTAACAATCTTAAAATACTGGATCAGCTTTTAAATTCTCCCGATCACGAGGTGCTTGCAAAGTTTATTTCTGCTATTCCTATGATATTTAAGATAGCCATAATATCCCCGCACGGTTATTTTGCCCAGGAAGGAGTGCTCGGTCTACCGGACACCGGCGGACAGGTTGTGTATATTCTCGACCAGGTTAAAGCATTAGAGAAAGCAATGATTGATTCTCTCAAACAATCCGGTCTGGATATTATGCCGAAGATTGTTGTTTTAACAAGGTTAATTCCAAATTCACAAAATACAAACTGCGATAAGCGGATTGAAAAAATCAGCGGCACAAAAAACTCATGGATTTTACGCATTCCATTCCGTGAACATAATAGACGGGTTACAGAAAATTGGATTTCGCGGTTTGAAATTTGGCCTTACCTCGAAGAATTTGCCGAGGACTCCTACCCCGCACTTATGGCCGAATTTAGCGGAAGACCCGATTTAATAATAGGCAACTATTCGGATGGAAACCTGGTTGCTTACCTGCTTTCAAAAAGCTTTAAGGTAACTCAATGCTCTATTGCTCATGCTCTCGAAAAAAGCAAATACCTGTACAGCGCTCTTTATTGGTACGATCTTGAAAAATATTATCACTTCTCTATGCAGTTCACTGCGGATCTTATCGCAATTAATTCTGCCGATTTCTTGATTACATCGTCCTTCCAGGAAATTGCAGGTACCGAAAATTCTATCGGACAGTATGAATCATACAAGCATTTTACAATGCCCGGTTTATACAGAGTTGAAAACGGGGTTAATCCCCATCATATTAAATTCAATGTCGTTTCACCCGGTGTTAACGAAAAAATCTATTTCCCCTATTCTAAGTCAAATCAAAGAATTAAAGAGACGCAAAACTATCTCAACGATCTGGTTTTTAACAATATTCAAGACGAAGATACGGTTGGAAAATTCGACACCCCGGATAAAACTCCGATATTTTCAATGGCACGGCTTGATAGAATAAAAAACCTGACATTTCTTGTCGATTGCTTTGGCGAAAGCACAGAACTTCAGAAATATGCAAACCTGATTATTGTTGCCGGTAAGGTGGATGAATCCCGAACTAACGACAATGAGGAAAAAGAACAGATACGGCTTATGCATGAATTGATAAACCGGCACAATCTTCACGGTAAAATAAGATGGATCGGAAAACTCTTTCACAAAGATGAAGCGGGGGAAATTTACAGATTAATTGCCGACCGGAAAGGAATATTTGTTCAGCCGGCATTGTTTGAAGGGTTCGGATTAACTGTTTTAGAGGCAATGATTTCCGGTCTGCCTGTATTCGCTACAAAATACGGAGGACCGCTGGAAATAATTCAGAACAACATTAACGGTTTTCATATCGATCCGGTTAATAAAATCGATACAATCGAAAAAATACTTTACTTTTTAAAAGACATAAACATCAATCCTAAAATGTGGGATCACATTTCAAAAAACTCAATTAAACGGGTGAATGAAAAATACAACTGGAAACTTTATACTCAATGGTTACTATCTCTTGCAAAACTTTACGGCTTCTGGAAATACTCTACAAATTTGGATCGAGGTGATATGGAAGCATATCTGGATATAATTTACCATACTCTGTTCCGGTCAAGAGCAAATATGCTACTCGAAGAACATATGCGGAGATAA
- a CDS encoding PEGA domain-containing protein, whose amino-acid sequence MRFLFNLVFLLCVLILISACSTVINTTSQEVELKSNPPNAKITINGIKFGTTPQIVNIDRGSDHSVKLELEGHDSYEIQITRKLSAWFWLNALNGFIPGMLTDMITGSMYSLLPEIIEVDLQPVKVIEPEKKGRR is encoded by the coding sequence ATGAGATTTCTTTTTAATCTTGTCTTTCTCCTTTGTGTTCTTATTCTGATTTCCGCCTGTTCAACAGTTATTAATACAACCTCTCAGGAAGTTGAACTGAAATCGAATCCGCCGAATGCAAAAATTACAATCAACGGAATAAAATTCGGAACAACTCCCCAGATTGTAAATATCGATAGAGGATCGGATCATTCTGTAAAGCTTGAACTTGAAGGCCATGATTCTTACGAAATTCAGATTACACGCAAGCTATCAGCATGGTTCTGGCTTAATGCTTTGAACGGATTTATTCCGGGCATGCTTACTGATATGATAACCGGCTCTATGTACAGTCTTCTTCCGGAGATAATTGAAGTTGATTTGCAGCCGGTCAAAGTTATAGAACCTGAAAAAAAGGGAAGAAGGTAA
- a CDS encoding corrinoid protein, with protein sequence MTAQEKLSELAQLVITGKHLDAQRITQELIDEKCDPQTILNDGLMKGMEVVGQRFRDNQMFVPQVLVSARAMKTSMKVIEPLMLSGAVKSKGKVLIGTVKGDVHDIGKNIVATMMQGAGYEVIDIGTGCDVNKFYQEYETHKPDIIGMSALLTTTMVNMKPVIDHFKEKNVNVPFIVGGAPLNQKFAEEIGAAGYGRDAYDAVKTADALLS encoded by the coding sequence ATGACCGCACAGGAAAAACTTTCTGAACTTGCACAATTAGTAATTACCGGCAAACATCTCGACGCGCAGAGGATTACGCAGGAACTGATTGACGAGAAGTGCGATCCGCAGACTATTTTAAATGACGGCCTGATGAAAGGAATGGAAGTTGTCGGTCAGCGGTTCAGGGATAACCAGATGTTTGTTCCGCAGGTACTTGTCTCAGCAAGAGCAATGAAGACATCGATGAAAGTTATAGAACCGCTTATGCTTTCCGGCGCGGTTAAATCGAAAGGGAAAGTTCTGATCGGAACCGTTAAAGGCGACGTGCACGATATCGGGAAAAATATTGTTGCGACAATGATGCAGGGTGCAGGGTACGAAGTAATCGACATCGGTACCGGGTGCGATGTGAATAAATTTTATCAGGAGTATGAAACTCATAAACCGGATATAATCGGAATGTCAGCCCTCCTTACAACAACCATGGTCAATATGAAACCGGTGATCGATCATTTTAAGGAGAAGAATGTAAATGTTCCTTTTATTGTTGGAGGCGCCCCGCTCAATCAGAAATTTGCCGAAGAGATCGGAGCCGCCGGATACGGAAGAGACGCATACGACGCCGTTAAAACCGCCGACGCGTTACTGTCTTAA
- a CDS encoding beta-galactosidase, giving the protein MRTKIIFLGIILFGFTSLSAQDFKISGSNFILDGKPFRIFSGEMHYNRIPQEYWKDRLTKLKAAGLNTVCTYVFWNEHEPSPGKFDFSGNLNLAEYIRIAHSLGLKVLLRPGPYVCSEWDLGGLPAWLLKQPDIKLRCMDENYMSAVERYLMRLGNELKDLQITRGGPIIMVQVENEYGSYGNDREYMKELKRIIRKAGFDVELFTSDGPAHYLLESGTLEDVVPVVNFGGNPQKAFEELERFRQDIPHMCGEYWCGWFTHWGDEKWGSADWERQKKELQWMLENNKSFNLYMFHGGTNFAFFAGANFSDKYEPDVTSYDYDSPLDEAGRPTQKYWDIREMLAKYQPEGSVLPDVPDNIKFIEIPEIKLVKSADLFDNLPAPIKSVQPKPMEMFDQNSGFILYRTKLIGPNSGTLKVTDLNDYGLVFVDGKYIGTIDRTKKENSITLPKTDADNPVLDILVEGMGRINFGQQLIDRKGITERVTLGGVTLMNWEVFTLPMDGKYLSKINYKDIDTASAQKFFKGTFNLNETGDTFIDMSKWQKGVVWVNGHNLGRYWNVGPQQRLYCPAPWLKKGGNEIIVFELHSKDVGEIKAFRTMK; this is encoded by the coding sequence ATGAGAACAAAAATTATTTTTTTAGGAATTATATTATTCGGTTTTACTTCTTTATCGGCACAGGATTTTAAAATCTCCGGCAGCAATTTTATTCTGGATGGAAAACCGTTCAGAATCTTTTCGGGTGAAATGCATTACAACCGGATACCACAGGAATACTGGAAAGACCGTCTTACAAAACTGAAAGCAGCAGGATTAAATACAGTCTGCACTTATGTTTTCTGGAACGAACACGAGCCGTCACCCGGCAAATTCGATTTTTCGGGTAACCTGAATCTTGCAGAGTATATAAGGATTGCTCATTCGCTCGGATTGAAAGTTCTGCTGCGTCCCGGCCCGTATGTCTGTTCGGAATGGGACCTCGGCGGTTTGCCTGCGTGGCTATTGAAACAACCCGACATAAAGCTCAGATGCATGGACGAAAATTATATGTCGGCTGTGGAGCGGTATCTGATGCGGCTCGGTAACGAACTTAAAGATCTTCAGATTACACGCGGCGGACCTATTATTATGGTTCAGGTGGAAAATGAATACGGAAGCTACGGTAATGACAGGGAGTACATGAAAGAATTGAAACGGATAATCCGTAAAGCGGGATTCGATGTTGAGCTTTTTACTTCCGACGGACCGGCACATTACCTGCTGGAGAGCGGAACTCTTGAGGATGTGGTTCCGGTTGTTAACTTCGGCGGCAATCCGCAGAAAGCTTTTGAGGAACTCGAAAGATTCAGGCAGGATATTCCGCATATGTGCGGCGAATACTGGTGCGGATGGTTCACTCACTGGGGAGATGAAAAATGGGGAAGCGCCGACTGGGAACGTCAGAAAAAAGAATTGCAGTGGATGCTTGAGAACAACAAATCATTCAATCTTTACATGTTCCATGGCGGGACAAATTTTGCATTCTTTGCCGGAGCCAACTTCAGCGATAAGTATGAACCGGATGTAACAAGCTACGATTATGACTCACCACTCGATGAAGCCGGAAGGCCGACTCAAAAATATTGGGACATCCGCGAGATGCTCGCAAAATATCAGCCGGAGGGATCCGTTCTGCCTGATGTTCCAGATAATATTAAGTTTATCGAGATACCGGAAATCAAGTTGGTAAAATCTGCAGATCTGTTTGATAATCTTCCCGCCCCCATCAAATCCGTTCAGCCGAAACCGATGGAAATGTTCGATCAGAATTCCGGATTTATTCTATACAGAACGAAACTGATAGGACCGAATAGCGGGACTTTGAAAGTAACCGATCTGAATGATTACGGACTTGTCTTTGTAGACGGGAAATATATCGGCACAATTGATCGTACAAAAAAAGAAAACTCAATTACTCTACCCAAAACCGATGCAGATAATCCTGTTCTTGACATTCTTGTTGAAGGAATGGGACGGATTAATTTCGGTCAGCAACTGATCGACCGGAAGGGAATTACCGAGCGCGTAACATTAGGCGGTGTAACGCTGATGAACTGGGAAGTGTTTACTCTTCCAATGGACGGCAAATACTTATCAAAAATTAATTATAAAGATATTGATACGGCGAGCGCACAGAAATTTTTTAAAGGTACATTTAATCTGAATGAAACCGGCGATACGTTTATTGATATGAGCAAATGGCAGAAGGGGGTTGTCTGGGTGAACGGACATAATCTTGGCAGGTATTGGAATGTTGGACCTCAGCAGAGATTGTATTGCCCCGCCCCGTGGCTGAAAAAAGGGGGGAATGAAATAATTGTTTTTGAGCTTCACTCAAAAGATGTGGGGGAAATCAAGGCTTTCAGGACAATGAAATAG